The following coding sequences lie in one Anomaloglossus baeobatrachus isolate aAnoBae1 chromosome 7, aAnoBae1.hap1, whole genome shotgun sequence genomic window:
- the TVP23A gene encoding Golgi apparatus membrane protein TVP23 homolog A produces the protein MKQVPVDDTEDVCLDIGNEEELALRKAKIRHPLATFFHLFFRVGAIVAYLFCDWFSKSFVTCFVTILLLLSFDFWSVKNVTGRLLVGLRWWNQIDEDGRSHWIFEAKKVPANNSMSTEVEARIFWLGLIICPMIWTVFFFSTLYSLKLKWLALVIAGISLQSANLYGYIHCKNGGQQNVGKTASRFLSQQLFQRTL, from the exons GTTCCCGTAGATGATACCGAGGATGTCTGCTTGGATATTGGAAATGAAGAAGAACTTGCACTAAGGAAAGCGAAAATCAG GCATCCTCTGGCCACATTTTTTCATCTCTTTTTTCGAGTTGGTGCTATTGTTGCATATTTGTTCTGTGACTGGTTCAGCAAAAGCTTTGTTACGTGTTTTGTCACTATCCTGCTTCTTCTGTCCTTTGACTTTTGGTCTGTTAAG AACGTTACTGGTCGACTACTGGTTGGATTACGCTGGTGGAACCAGATTGATGAAGATGGAAGAAGTCACTGGATATTTGAAGCCAAAAAG GTTCCGGCCAATAATTCTATGTCCACAGAAGTTGAAGCTCGGATCTTCTGGCTGGGGTTGATCATCTGCCCCATGATCTGGACTGTGTTCTTCTTCAGCACATTATATTCTCTGAAGTTAAAATGGCTG gccttaGTGATCGCTGGCATTTCTCTTCAGTCGGCAAATCTTTATGGTTATATTCACTGTAAAAACGGAGGCCAGCAAAATGTGGGAAAGACGGCCTCGCGATTCCTGTCACAGCAGCTCTTCCAACGG ACTTTGTGA